From the Streptomyces sp. Tu 2975 genome, one window contains:
- a CDS encoding ATP-binding cassette domain-containing protein, giving the protein MTYAIQAEGLVKRFKGTEALAGVDLAARTGSVLGLLGPNGAGKTTAVRIFATLLTPDGGRATVAGHDVVREAGRVRSLIGLTGQYAAVDENLTGTENLLLIGRLLGLPRRDSKARAGELLDRFQLSDAAGRAVKTFSGGMRRRLDLAASLVGRPSILFLDEPTTGLDPHSRGELWDMVRALVADGATALLTTQYLNEADMLADDIVVVDKGRVIAEGTPDTLKSEVGGQVLQVRPLAPEDLARTRALVAETAGSQTQTEGEAVTVPVNDAELMPAVVRRLDREGIAVGELTLRRSSLDEVFLALTGHRAEPAQESDQPDESAREAEEAGRPVDEAEKEKAVSST; this is encoded by the coding sequence ATGACCTATGCGATCCAGGCGGAAGGACTGGTCAAGCGTTTCAAGGGGACCGAAGCGCTGGCAGGCGTCGACCTGGCGGCCCGCACCGGCTCGGTGCTGGGCCTGCTGGGGCCGAACGGGGCGGGGAAGACGACTGCCGTACGGATCTTCGCCACTCTGCTGACCCCCGACGGCGGCCGGGCGACGGTGGCCGGCCACGACGTCGTCCGCGAGGCCGGCAGAGTGCGCTCGCTCATAGGCCTCACCGGGCAGTACGCGGCGGTGGACGAGAATCTCACCGGCACCGAGAACCTGCTGCTCATCGGCCGTCTGCTCGGCCTGCCGAGACGGGACTCGAAGGCGCGGGCCGGTGAACTGCTGGACCGGTTCCAGCTCAGCGACGCGGCGGGACGGGCCGTGAAGACGTTCTCCGGCGGCATGCGGCGCAGGCTGGACCTCGCGGCGAGCCTGGTCGGGCGGCCGAGCATCCTGTTCCTGGACGAGCCGACGACGGGCCTCGATCCGCACAGCCGCGGGGAGCTGTGGGACATGGTGCGCGCCCTGGTGGCCGACGGCGCCACCGCGCTGCTGACCACCCAGTATCTGAACGAGGCGGACATGCTCGCCGACGACATCGTGGTCGTCGACAAGGGACGGGTCATCGCCGAGGGCACGCCGGACACGCTGAAGTCCGAGGTGGGGGGCCAGGTGCTCCAGGTGAGGCCGTTGGCCCCGGAGGACCTGGCGCGCACCCGCGCGCTGGTGGCGGAGACCGCCGGGTCGCAGACCCAGACCGAGGGCGAGGCGGTCACCGTGCCGGTCAACGACGCGGAGCTGATGCCGGCGGTCGTGCGCAGGCTCGACCGCGAGGGGATAGCGGTGGGCGAGCTGACGCTGCGCCGTTCGTCCCTGGACGAGGTCTTCCTGGCGCTGACCGGGCACCGGGCCGAGCCGGCGCAGGAGTCGGACCAGCCGGACGAGTCCGCCCGCGAGGCGGAGGAGGCCGGCCGGCCGGTCGACGAGGCCGAGAAGGAGAAGGCGGTGAGTTCGACATGA
- a CDS encoding DUF389 domain-containing protein, whose product MLHLRLITPADRTAEVLGLLEKTVGTAHLAVVPGAARDPQGDLVMCDVAREAGDELLAGLRDLGIDECGSVAVENIDLSLSHRADRAEKAAPGEAADAVLWEQLTDATHEESTLSVTYLAFLTLAMMIAACGVVLDNAILIVGAMAVGPEFGPLAGFCTAVVRRAPRLAMRSFLALIVGFAAAMLVTVGFSLFMDAVNLFELSKLKAERPNTSFIYNPDWFSFVVALLAGAAGMLSLTSSKSGALVGVAISVTTVPAAANAAVAFSYSYYGQAWGSTEQLLLNLLGIVLAGTLTLLAQKFFWTRKRLRTAAVKTG is encoded by the coding sequence GTGCTGCATCTGCGTCTGATCACCCCGGCCGACCGCACCGCGGAGGTGCTCGGCCTGCTCGAGAAGACCGTGGGCACGGCGCATCTCGCGGTCGTCCCCGGGGCGGCCCGCGACCCGCAGGGCGACCTGGTGATGTGCGACGTGGCGCGCGAGGCGGGCGACGAGCTGCTCGCCGGACTGCGCGACCTCGGCATCGACGAATGCGGCTCCGTCGCCGTGGAGAACATCGACCTCTCGCTGTCGCACCGCGCGGATCGGGCCGAGAAGGCGGCGCCCGGTGAGGCCGCGGACGCGGTCCTGTGGGAACAGTTGACGGACGCCACGCACGAGGAGTCCACGCTCAGCGTCACCTACCTCGCGTTCCTCACGCTGGCGATGATGATCGCCGCCTGCGGTGTGGTGCTGGACAACGCGATCCTGATCGTGGGGGCGATGGCGGTCGGTCCTGAGTTCGGCCCGCTGGCCGGATTCTGCACGGCCGTGGTCCGCCGCGCCCCGCGGCTGGCGATGCGGTCGTTCCTGGCCCTGATCGTCGGGTTCGCCGCGGCGATGCTGGTGACGGTGGGCTTCAGCCTCTTCATGGACGCGGTGAATCTCTTCGAGCTGTCGAAGCTGAAGGCGGAACGCCCCAACACCAGCTTCATCTACAACCCGGACTGGTTCTCGTTCGTCGTCGCCCTGCTGGCCGGGGCGGCCGGGATGCTTTCGCTCACCTCGTCGAAGTCGGGCGCCCTCGTCGGCGTCGCCATCTCCGTGACCACGGTGCCCGCCGCGGCGAACGCGGCGGTCGCGTTCAGCTACAGCTACTACGGGCAGGCCTGGGGCTCGACCGAGCAGCTGCTGCTGAACCTGCTGGGCATCGTGCTGGCCGGGACGCTGACACTGCTGGCACAGAAGTTCTTCTGGACCAGGAAGCGCTTGCGCACCGCGGCCGTGAAGACCGGGTGA
- a CDS encoding ABC transporter permease — protein sequence MTATTMPLAPGRSSGRVKPLDGLRQTFTMAWRSLVAVKHNPLELVDYSITPIMFVFLFTYVLGGQMAGSPEAYLKYALPGIIVQNTLFMTMYTAMALNTDLTKGVFDRLRSLPIARSAPLVGRITADLAKHVWAMLLMIGLGLLLGFRVTGGLSGFLLGALLLVVFAAAVSWSAVLIGMLAGDAEKVQAFGFTLIFPITFTSSAFVMVDTMPGWLQAFSDVNPVTHLSDAFRGLLLGGPVAEPVMWSLVWAAGITVVFYPLAMRAYRAKV from the coding sequence ATGACCGCGACGACGATGCCGCTCGCGCCGGGCCGGTCGTCGGGACGGGTGAAACCGCTCGACGGACTCAGGCAGACGTTCACGATGGCCTGGCGCAGTCTCGTGGCGGTCAAGCACAATCCGCTGGAGCTGGTCGACTACAGCATCACGCCGATCATGTTCGTCTTCCTGTTCACCTATGTGCTGGGCGGGCAGATGGCCGGTTCCCCGGAGGCGTATCTGAAGTACGCGCTGCCCGGGATCATCGTGCAGAACACCCTCTTCATGACCATGTACACGGCCATGGCGCTCAACACGGACCTCACCAAAGGCGTCTTCGACCGGCTGCGCAGCCTGCCCATAGCGCGCTCCGCCCCGCTGGTCGGCCGTATCACCGCGGACCTCGCGAAGCACGTGTGGGCCATGCTGCTGATGATCGGTCTCGGGCTGCTTCTCGGCTTCCGTGTGACCGGGGGACTGAGCGGGTTCCTGCTCGGCGCGCTGTTGCTGGTGGTGTTCGCGGCGGCCGTGTCGTGGAGCGCCGTTCTCATCGGGATGCTCGCGGGTGACGCGGAGAAGGTGCAGGCGTTCGGCTTCACGCTGATCTTCCCGATCACGTTCACCAGCAGCGCCTTCGTGATGGTCGACACGATGCCCGGCTGGCTGCAGGCCTTCAGCGACGTGAATCCGGTGACGCATCTGTCCGACGCGTTCCGCGGGCTGCTGCTCGGCGGTCCGGTCGCCGAGCCGGTGATGTGGTCGCTGGTGTGGGCGGCCGGCATCACCGTGGTCTTCTATCCGCTGGCCATGCGGGCGTACCGGGCGAAGGTGTGA
- a CDS encoding holo-ACP synthase, which yields MIIGVGIDVAEVERFAASMKRTPGMAERLFLERELLLPSGERRGYASLAARFAAKEALAKALGAPAGLLWTDAEVYVEDSGRPLLRVHGTVAARAAELGVRSWHVSLSHDAGIASAVVIAEG from the coding sequence ATGATCATCGGGGTGGGGATCGACGTGGCGGAGGTGGAACGCTTCGCCGCGTCCATGAAGCGGACACCGGGCATGGCCGAGCGGCTCTTCCTGGAACGGGAGTTGCTGCTGCCGAGCGGTGAGCGCAGAGGCTACGCCTCCCTCGCGGCGCGGTTCGCCGCGAAGGAGGCCCTTGCGAAGGCGCTCGGCGCACCGGCGGGTCTGCTGTGGACGGACGCGGAGGTGTACGTGGAGGACTCGGGCAGGCCGCTGCTGCGTGTCCATGGCACGGTCGCCGCCCGCGCGGCCGAACTGGGCGTGCGCTCCTGGCACGTGTCGCTCAGCCACGACGCGGGAATCGCCTCCGCGGTCGTGATCGCGGAGGGCTGA
- the coaA gene encoding type I pantothenate kinase yields MITSPPRSAHRRAEHASTPYVDLTRAEWSALRERTPLPLSAEEVEQLRGLGDVIDLDEVRDVYLPLSRLLNLYVQASAGLRGALNTFLGDAGGGHGEQRGTPFVIGVAGSVAVGKSTVARLLQALLARWPEHPRVELVTTDGFLLPMKELQARGLTSRKGFPESYDRRALTRFVADIKAGKEEVTAPVYSHLIYDIVPDERLTVRRPDILIVEGLNVLQPALPGKDGRTRVGLADYFDFSVYVDARPEDIETWYLNRFRKLRETAFQNPFSYFRKYTQVSEEEALDYARTMWRTINKPNLLENVAPTRGRATLVLRKGPDHKVQRLSLRKL; encoded by the coding sequence GTGATCACTTCGCCGCCACGAAGCGCCCACCGCCGGGCCGAGCACGCGTCGACGCCGTACGTCGACCTCACCCGCGCGGAGTGGAGCGCGCTGCGCGAGAGAACCCCGCTGCCCCTCAGTGCCGAGGAGGTCGAGCAGCTCCGCGGGCTCGGCGACGTCATCGACCTCGACGAGGTGCGGGACGTCTACCTCCCGCTGTCCCGACTCCTGAACCTCTACGTCCAGGCCAGCGCCGGCCTCCGCGGCGCTCTCAACACGTTCCTCGGTGACGCGGGAGGCGGCCACGGCGAACAGCGCGGTACGCCCTTCGTCATAGGGGTCGCCGGCTCCGTCGCCGTCGGCAAGTCGACGGTCGCCCGGCTCCTCCAGGCCCTGCTCGCGCGCTGGCCCGAGCATCCGCGGGTCGAGCTGGTGACCACCGACGGGTTCCTCCTTCCCATGAAGGAGCTCCAGGCCCGCGGGCTGACGTCCCGCAAGGGCTTCCCCGAGTCGTACGACCGCCGGGCGCTGACCCGTTTCGTCGCCGACATCAAGGCCGGCAAGGAAGAGGTCACGGCGCCGGTCTACTCCCACCTCATCTACGACATCGTCCCGGACGAGCGTCTGACCGTGCGCCGCCCGGACATCCTGATCGTCGAAGGGCTGAACGTCCTCCAGCCGGCCCTGCCCGGCAAGGACGGCCGGACCCGGGTCGGTCTCGCCGACTACTTCGACTTCAGCGTGTACGTCGACGCGCGGCCCGAGGACATCGAGACCTGGTACCTCAACCGCTTCCGCAAGCTGCGGGAGACGGCGTTCCAGAATCCTTTCTCCTACTTCAGGAAGTACACGCAGGTCTCCGAGGAGGAGGCACTCGACTACGCCCGCACCATGTGGCGGACCATCAACAAGCCCAATCTGCTGGAAAACGTGGCCCCCACCCGGGGCCGCGCCACACTGGTGCTGCGTAAGGGCCCGGACCACAAGGTGCAGCGGCTGTCACTGCGCAAGCTCTAG